Proteins co-encoded in one Maylandia zebra isolate NMK-2024a linkage group LG16, Mzebra_GT3a, whole genome shotgun sequence genomic window:
- the map3k13 gene encoding mitogen-activated protein kinase kinase kinase 13 isoform X1: MHDTMGSSPEVLSWTSCPSLLVGKLKEELKLTVVGDSMKKSSSPNSQPQPPQAPLSNLPPQIITDLAPPTHLPVPLLQTPGQDEESMLGGTSPPNAALSVDSTRSEGGHFDNSVLQLQEQDHEEAGSPASHEHVGCGSGMDEHMGEGDCPMDHNGEGKPNLPHHPDDIKLHFQRAPPGSGGFLEGLFGCLRPVWNIIGKTYSTEYKLQQQDMWEVPFEEISELQWLGSGAQGAVFLGKFRSEEVAIKKVREQKETDIKHLRKLKHPNIISFKGVCTQAPCYCIIMEYCAQGQLYEVLRAGRKVTPRLLVDWATGIASGMNYLHLHKIIHRDLKSPNVLVTHNDTVKISDFGTSKELSDKSTKMSFAGTVAWMAPEVIRNEPVSEKVDIWSFGVVLWELLTGEIPYKDVDSSAIIWGVGSNSLHLPVPSTCPDGFKILMKQTWQGKPRNRPSFRQILLHLDIASADVLGTPQETYFKSQAEWREEVKKHFEKIKSEGTCIHRLDEELIRRRRDELRHALDIREHYERKLERANNLYMELSAIMLQLEVREKELMNSVHHRRREQAVEKKYPGSYKRHLVRPIVRSNAVEKLIKKKGSISHKPGMPPTKRPDLLRSDGIPSVDPLPSPSPLSASPKVSTPPGKARYRSKPRHRRANSKGSHSEFSTVLKPIAGAPEETHSLQEQPIHHHHHHHPPQTEGNFLPLKGREQAVVNCANNLRYFGPAAALRSPQTDHMQRRVSGSSPDLISTAVDADTRQRTSSTSSKPASGAGAGSLCPCCQAHPFPGCLHCQETPPLSSHPELPHYSLLNTQEGNQSSLGAHNKDTVSDGETTKKTETQEQDASQNAHTLPSALPRTLRPLRKGGDESSEEEEGEVDSEVEFPRRQRPHRCMSSFQSYSTFSSENLSVSDGEEGNTSDHSHSGPLERLSASQEEHLDELLSHTPDIPIDISTQSDGLSDKECAVRRVKTQISLGKLCSDEHSYENPLQFGDSDCDSSEAECSDATIRNNKVGAPSSW; encoded by the exons ATGCACGACACCATGGGCAGCTCCCCTGAGGTGCTCTCTTGGACTTCCTGTCCAAGTCTACTGGTGGGCAAGCTGAAGGAGGAGCTCAAACTCACTGTGGTTGGGGACAGCATGAAGAAATCCAGCTCGCCTAACTCCCAACCGCAGCCTCCTCAGGCCCCTCTATCCAACTTACCTCCTCAGATCATCACAGACCTCGCTCCGCCGACACACCTGCCCGTTCCCCTGCTGCAGACGCCTGGCCAGGATGAGGAGTCCATGTTGGGCGGTACTAGTCCACCAAACGCAGCCCTGAGCGTGGACTCAACTCGGAGCGAAGGCGGACACTTTGACAACAGCGTGCTCCAGCTGCAGGAGCAGGACCACGAGGAAGCTGGGTCGCCGGCATCCCATGAGCACGTTGGATGTGGCAGCGGCATGGACGAGCATATGGGAGAGGGGGACTGTCCAATGGACCACAATGGAGAGGGCAAGCCGAACCTCCCGCATCACCCTGATGACATCAAGCTGCACTTCCAAAGAGCCCCTCCTGGGTCGGGAGGCTTCTTAGAGGGGCTCTTTGGCTGCCTGCGGCCTGTGTGGAACATTATTGGGAAGACCTACTCTACTGAATACAAGCTACAACAGCAAG ACATGTGGGAGGTTCCTTTCGAGGAGatttcagagctgcagtggCTCGGCAGCGGAGCACAGGGTGCCGTCTTCCTGGGCAAGTTTCGCTCCGAGGAAGTGGCTATCAAGAAGGTGCGAGAACAGAAGGAGACGGACATTAAACACCTGCGAAAGCTCAAGCATCCCAATATCATCAGCTTCAA GGGTGTGTGCACCCAGGCACCTTGTTACTGCATTATCATGGAGTACTGTGCCCAGGGTCAGCTGTATGAGGTGCTGAGAGCGGGGAGGAAAGTGACCCCAAGGCTGCTGGTGGACTGGGCCACAGGCATTGCCAGCGGCATGAACTACCTACACCTGCACAAGATCATCCACAGAGACCTCAAGTCTCCTAA TGTTTTGGTGACCCACAACGACACTGTGAAAATCTCAGACTTTGGCACATCCAAAGAGCTCAGTGATAAAAGTACAAAGATGTCATTTGCGGGGACGGTGGCCTGGATGGCCCCAGAAGTGATAAGAAATGAGCCTGTGTCTGAAAAAGTAGACATCTG GTCATTTGGAGTTGTGTTATGGGAGCTACTGACTGGAGAGATTCCCTACAAAGATGTGGACTCATCCGCTATTATTTGGGGTGTCGGGAGCAACAGTCTCCACCTTCCCGTCCCCTCCACGTGCCCGGACGGGTTTAAAATCCTCATGAAACAGACATG GCAGGGAAAGCCCAGGAATAGGCCGTCGTTTCGTCAGATTCTCCTACATCTCGACATCGCCTCTGCAGATGTTCTGGGAACTCCTCAGGAGACCTACTTTAAGTCTCAG GCAGAATGGAGGGAGGAGGTGAAGAAGCATTTTGAGAAGATCAAAAGTGAAGGCACCTGCATCCACAGGCTGGACGAGGAGCTGATCCGACGCAGGAGGGATGAACTCAG GCATGCACTGGACATCCGGGAGCACTATGAGAGGAAATTGGAGAGAGCCAACAACCTCTACATGGAGCTCAGTGCCATCATGCTGCAGCTGGAGGTCCGAGAAAAGGAGCTGATGAA TTCTGTGCATCACCGTAGGAGAGAGCAGGCGGTGGAGAAGAAATATCCCGGCAGCTACAAGCGCCACTTAGTCCGACCGATCGTTAGATCCAACGCTGTGGAGAAGCTCATCAAGAAGAAAGGAAGCATTTCCCACAAACCTGGGATGCCTCCCACCAAAAG GCCAGACCTGCTTCGCTCTGATGGCATCCCTAGCGTAGACCCTCTCCCGTCGCCCTCACCGCTGTCTGCTAGCCCGAAGGTCTCCACCCCTCCTGGCAAAGCCCGGTACCGAAGCAAGCCTCGTCACCGCCGCGCCAACAGCAAAGGAAGCCACAGCGAGTTCTCCACTGTGCTGAAACCCATTGCTGGAGCACCAGAAGAAACCCACTCTCTCCAGGAGCAACCGATccaccatcatcaccaccaccaccctcctCAAACGGAGGGGAACTTTCTCCCCTTGAAAGGTCGCGAGCAGGCTGTTGTCAACTGTGCCAACAACCTGCGATACTTCGGCCCCGCCGCCGCCCTCCGTAGCCCTCAAACTGACCACATGCAGCGCCGCGTTTCTGGCTCCAGTCCTGACCTCATTTCCACCGCTGTGGATGCAGACACGCGACAGCGGACTTCATCCACCAGCTCCAAACCTGCATCAGGCGCTGGTGCTGGTTCTTTATGTCCCTGCTGCCAGGCTCACCCCTTCCCCGGCTGTCTACACTGTCAGGAGACCCCTCCCCTATCAAGCCACCCAGAGCTGCCGCACTACTCGCTGCTCAACACCCAAGAGGGCAACCAGTCTTCTCTGGGGGCGCACAACAAAGACACAGTCTCAGATGGAGAGACcacaaagaagacagagacgCAGGAACAGGATGCATCCCAGAACGCGCACACACTGCCCTCTGCACTGCCCCGCACTCTCAGGCCGCTCAGGAAG GGTGGTGATGAGTCATCCgaagaagaagagggagagGTGGATAGTGAAGTGGAGTTTCCAAGGAGACAGAG ACCTCATCGCTGTATGAGCAGTTTCCAGTCCTATTCTACTTTCAGCTCAGAGAACCTGTCGGTGTCTGACGGAGAGGAAGGAAACACCAGTGACCACTCGCACAGCGGACCCCTGGAGAGGCTGAGCGCCAGTCAGGAGGAACACCTGGACGAGCTGCTGTCCCACACGCCGGACATCCCCATCGACATCTCCACCCAGTCAGACGGCCTCTCTGACAAGGAGTGTGCCGTCCGCAGGGTGAAGACGCAGATCTCGTTGGGGAAGCTGTGCTCCGACGAACACAGCTACGAG AATCCGCTACAGTTTGGGGACTCGGACTGCGATTCGTCAGAAGCAGAGTGCTCCGATGCCACTATTAGAAACAACAAAGTCGGGGCTCCTTCCTCGTGGTGA
- the map3k13 gene encoding mitogen-activated protein kinase kinase kinase 13 isoform X2 — MHDTMGSSPEVLSWTSCPSLLVGKLKEELKLTVVGDSMKKSSSPNSQPQPPQAPLSNLPPQIITDLAPPTHLPVPLLQTPGQDEESMLGGTSPPNAALSVDSTRSEGGHFDNSVLQLQEQDHEEAGSPASHEHVGCGSGMDEHMGEGDCPMDHNGEGKPNLPHHPDDIKLHFQRAPPGSGGFLEGLFGCLRPVWNIIGKTYSTEYKLQQQDMWEVPFEEISELQWLGSGAQGAVFLGKFRSEEVAIKKVREQKETDIKHLRKLKHPNIISFKGVCTQAPCYCIIMEYCAQGQLYEVLRAGRKVTPRLLVDWATGIASGMNYLHLHKIIHRDLKSPNVLVTHNDTVKISDFGTSKELSDKSTKMSFAGTVAWMAPEVIRNEPVSEKVDIWSFGVVLWELLTGEIPYKDVDSSAIIWGVGSNSLHLPVPSTCPDGFKILMKQTWQGKPRNRPSFRQILLHLDIASADVLGTPQETYFKSQAEWREEVKKHFEKIKSEGTCIHRLDEELIRRRRDELRHALDIREHYERKLERANNLYMELSAIMLQLEVREKELMKREQAVEKKYPGSYKRHLVRPIVRSNAVEKLIKKKGSISHKPGMPPTKRPDLLRSDGIPSVDPLPSPSPLSASPKVSTPPGKARYRSKPRHRRANSKGSHSEFSTVLKPIAGAPEETHSLQEQPIHHHHHHHPPQTEGNFLPLKGREQAVVNCANNLRYFGPAAALRSPQTDHMQRRVSGSSPDLISTAVDADTRQRTSSTSSKPASGAGAGSLCPCCQAHPFPGCLHCQETPPLSSHPELPHYSLLNTQEGNQSSLGAHNKDTVSDGETTKKTETQEQDASQNAHTLPSALPRTLRPLRKGGDESSEEEEGEVDSEVEFPRRQRPHRCMSSFQSYSTFSSENLSVSDGEEGNTSDHSHSGPLERLSASQEEHLDELLSHTPDIPIDISTQSDGLSDKECAVRRVKTQISLGKLCSDEHSYENPLQFGDSDCDSSEAECSDATIRNNKVGAPSSW, encoded by the exons ATGCACGACACCATGGGCAGCTCCCCTGAGGTGCTCTCTTGGACTTCCTGTCCAAGTCTACTGGTGGGCAAGCTGAAGGAGGAGCTCAAACTCACTGTGGTTGGGGACAGCATGAAGAAATCCAGCTCGCCTAACTCCCAACCGCAGCCTCCTCAGGCCCCTCTATCCAACTTACCTCCTCAGATCATCACAGACCTCGCTCCGCCGACACACCTGCCCGTTCCCCTGCTGCAGACGCCTGGCCAGGATGAGGAGTCCATGTTGGGCGGTACTAGTCCACCAAACGCAGCCCTGAGCGTGGACTCAACTCGGAGCGAAGGCGGACACTTTGACAACAGCGTGCTCCAGCTGCAGGAGCAGGACCACGAGGAAGCTGGGTCGCCGGCATCCCATGAGCACGTTGGATGTGGCAGCGGCATGGACGAGCATATGGGAGAGGGGGACTGTCCAATGGACCACAATGGAGAGGGCAAGCCGAACCTCCCGCATCACCCTGATGACATCAAGCTGCACTTCCAAAGAGCCCCTCCTGGGTCGGGAGGCTTCTTAGAGGGGCTCTTTGGCTGCCTGCGGCCTGTGTGGAACATTATTGGGAAGACCTACTCTACTGAATACAAGCTACAACAGCAAG ACATGTGGGAGGTTCCTTTCGAGGAGatttcagagctgcagtggCTCGGCAGCGGAGCACAGGGTGCCGTCTTCCTGGGCAAGTTTCGCTCCGAGGAAGTGGCTATCAAGAAGGTGCGAGAACAGAAGGAGACGGACATTAAACACCTGCGAAAGCTCAAGCATCCCAATATCATCAGCTTCAA GGGTGTGTGCACCCAGGCACCTTGTTACTGCATTATCATGGAGTACTGTGCCCAGGGTCAGCTGTATGAGGTGCTGAGAGCGGGGAGGAAAGTGACCCCAAGGCTGCTGGTGGACTGGGCCACAGGCATTGCCAGCGGCATGAACTACCTACACCTGCACAAGATCATCCACAGAGACCTCAAGTCTCCTAA TGTTTTGGTGACCCACAACGACACTGTGAAAATCTCAGACTTTGGCACATCCAAAGAGCTCAGTGATAAAAGTACAAAGATGTCATTTGCGGGGACGGTGGCCTGGATGGCCCCAGAAGTGATAAGAAATGAGCCTGTGTCTGAAAAAGTAGACATCTG GTCATTTGGAGTTGTGTTATGGGAGCTACTGACTGGAGAGATTCCCTACAAAGATGTGGACTCATCCGCTATTATTTGGGGTGTCGGGAGCAACAGTCTCCACCTTCCCGTCCCCTCCACGTGCCCGGACGGGTTTAAAATCCTCATGAAACAGACATG GCAGGGAAAGCCCAGGAATAGGCCGTCGTTTCGTCAGATTCTCCTACATCTCGACATCGCCTCTGCAGATGTTCTGGGAACTCCTCAGGAGACCTACTTTAAGTCTCAG GCAGAATGGAGGGAGGAGGTGAAGAAGCATTTTGAGAAGATCAAAAGTGAAGGCACCTGCATCCACAGGCTGGACGAGGAGCTGATCCGACGCAGGAGGGATGAACTCAG GCATGCACTGGACATCCGGGAGCACTATGAGAGGAAATTGGAGAGAGCCAACAACCTCTACATGGAGCTCAGTGCCATCATGCTGCAGCTGGAGGTCCGAGAAAAGGAGCTGATGAA GAGAGAGCAGGCGGTGGAGAAGAAATATCCCGGCAGCTACAAGCGCCACTTAGTCCGACCGATCGTTAGATCCAACGCTGTGGAGAAGCTCATCAAGAAGAAAGGAAGCATTTCCCACAAACCTGGGATGCCTCCCACCAAAAG GCCAGACCTGCTTCGCTCTGATGGCATCCCTAGCGTAGACCCTCTCCCGTCGCCCTCACCGCTGTCTGCTAGCCCGAAGGTCTCCACCCCTCCTGGCAAAGCCCGGTACCGAAGCAAGCCTCGTCACCGCCGCGCCAACAGCAAAGGAAGCCACAGCGAGTTCTCCACTGTGCTGAAACCCATTGCTGGAGCACCAGAAGAAACCCACTCTCTCCAGGAGCAACCGATccaccatcatcaccaccaccaccctcctCAAACGGAGGGGAACTTTCTCCCCTTGAAAGGTCGCGAGCAGGCTGTTGTCAACTGTGCCAACAACCTGCGATACTTCGGCCCCGCCGCCGCCCTCCGTAGCCCTCAAACTGACCACATGCAGCGCCGCGTTTCTGGCTCCAGTCCTGACCTCATTTCCACCGCTGTGGATGCAGACACGCGACAGCGGACTTCATCCACCAGCTCCAAACCTGCATCAGGCGCTGGTGCTGGTTCTTTATGTCCCTGCTGCCAGGCTCACCCCTTCCCCGGCTGTCTACACTGTCAGGAGACCCCTCCCCTATCAAGCCACCCAGAGCTGCCGCACTACTCGCTGCTCAACACCCAAGAGGGCAACCAGTCTTCTCTGGGGGCGCACAACAAAGACACAGTCTCAGATGGAGAGACcacaaagaagacagagacgCAGGAACAGGATGCATCCCAGAACGCGCACACACTGCCCTCTGCACTGCCCCGCACTCTCAGGCCGCTCAGGAAG GGTGGTGATGAGTCATCCgaagaagaagagggagagGTGGATAGTGAAGTGGAGTTTCCAAGGAGACAGAG ACCTCATCGCTGTATGAGCAGTTTCCAGTCCTATTCTACTTTCAGCTCAGAGAACCTGTCGGTGTCTGACGGAGAGGAAGGAAACACCAGTGACCACTCGCACAGCGGACCCCTGGAGAGGCTGAGCGCCAGTCAGGAGGAACACCTGGACGAGCTGCTGTCCCACACGCCGGACATCCCCATCGACATCTCCACCCAGTCAGACGGCCTCTCTGACAAGGAGTGTGCCGTCCGCAGGGTGAAGACGCAGATCTCGTTGGGGAAGCTGTGCTCCGACGAACACAGCTACGAG AATCCGCTACAGTTTGGGGACTCGGACTGCGATTCGTCAGAAGCAGAGTGCTCCGATGCCACTATTAGAAACAACAAAGTCGGGGCTCCTTCCTCGTGGTGA